The genomic segment TCAATGAATAAAAGAGCAAATCAGTGAGTGTGTGCAGGAAACCAAAGTAGACCCCTGTGGGCTCCTCGAGCATCTCCTGTACTTCCTCCAGCATGACTCAATTTCCTTCCCCCGGGAGTTACTTCACCCGCCTCCCTCCTGCTTCTCCGACTCACCAGGTCTTTGTGCCTTTTGCATGTGCAGGTCCCTGGGCCTGGATCACCCTTCATAGGACCCACACCTGTGGAGAAAGCAACCCCCACCTCCAGAATTCCAGGAAATGACACATCCTGTTTTGTGCCACAGGATAGTCAGGAGTTCAAGGTGTGTGGGGGCACAAAATAATGCCTGTGTGAGCATGTGCACACAGGAGGCACCCTGCTACACAAAGGAAGCTAAACTTGGGCAGAAGGTGCTGGGTGGGAGTGCAAATTCTGCCTCTTGCAGACAGCCTCTTTTCCCTTTCCCCTGCTGACTAGAATAATAGTACCAGTTATCATTCACTGAGAGCTTACTGGGTGCCAGGCCTGTGTCTGTAGAAATCCATGTTATCCTCCCAATAACCCTATACACTAGTGTTATTCCCACTTTATAGACACAGgaactgaaacacagagaagttATGGACATGTGGTTGCACACATAGGAAGTGAGGAAGGGGGGACGTGCAGCCACAAATTCTGGCTCCAGCTGTCACATGGCAGGAGTGCTGGTCGGGAGGGAAGGACGGAAGGGCTGGGTGAGGGTCCCGGCCTCCAAGAGGAGCAGCTGCTCTACATCCCTTGCCAGGCTGAACCAGAAGCGGGAGGGAGGTCTGAACACGGCGAAGCTCTGCAGTCCGGGACCCTGACCAGTCTGGCCACCGGGACTCACCCTGCTGGCTTGGGCAGGAGGGCGGGCTCCCCTCTCAGAGGTCTGGAACCCTGAAtgtcctgctgcctggctgctgtggcaggctcctcctctcccctctcccccctccccataGCCCTCCCTGAATCATAAAGCCAGACCCTAGTCCTGACCATTGCTCAATCCCCAGGAGCCCAGTTTCCGTGGGCAGCAGTTGATGACCCTCTCTTTTCTGCAGTTTAAGGGAAAACAAGATCTTGCACAAAGTACCCGGTGGCTGCCCTCCACAAGGGGAGGGTGACATGGAGCGGGTCTGGCTGCTCATCCTTTTTTCTGTCACAGGTAGGATCGCCTTCCTCCACCCcatgccttctttccttccccctcctTGAGTACATGGTGGTCGGGGTGCAGGGAGCACTGAGCCAAGCTAGGAGGTGGTTGAAATCCTCGCTTGTCCTGCACCCCTCACTCCAACCCCGCCTCCAATCTTCACACTCTTCCTGTCTCCCCTTCAGACTCCAGCATAAGGAGGTAAAAGGGGCTGGTGGATTCTGGCcactgggaaagggaaggaggtCTGATGGTGGCATCTTGGGCACTAGCTAGCATTAGGGGGAAGTCTTGGGGGCACTGGTAAGTGCTTCTAACATTGTTAACCGCTTAAGCATAAGACTAGCCCCAGAGGAAtggcagggtgggagggaggaaagagagagtTAAAGACCTGGGACTGGGAATGTTCATCTTTGGGGTGCCCCCTCTCAGGCTCTGAGGCCCTCTTGTCCTCAGCCCTGGACGGGAGGTGTGGGAGCTGGAGATCTGTGACACTGAGTTGTCGATGACCATCCCAGATTCTTGCACACCGCCTCTTGTCCCCAGAGAGCAGCAGGCAGAGCTCGGGGAGGGGAGAAGCCGCCCAGTGGGGCCTCACCCCTGCGGGTTCCTGGCGGGGGGTGGAGTAGGCATGTGGGTtgcctggaggcagagggatgGACAGGATGCCCTGTGAGCGGGCACTGCCTGTCAGGTCTCTCTGCTTCCTAAGGCAGGCCACCAGCTCCCGCTCCTGCCTTTCAAGTGTCTGTCACCACACGGTTGAAGATGGGCAAAGGGAGGGGGACCATGAAGTCGAAGCGGAGGGCTCTGGGTCAcccccctgcagcccctgcctggcAACAGACTGTGGTCTAAGCCTGTCTCCCCTACCCAAGGAGGGTCCCCAAAATAGTAGCCTCATGTCTCCCCCAAAATAGCTCTGAGACGAGTCCCTCCTGAGAAGGGGAAGGAAGCCACAGAAATAGGGAAGCTGGAAGTTCAAGGCCAGGGAGAGGGGATGCAGAGCCGGCGCCAGCGTGGGCAGCCCTGCAGAGCAAGCAGGCATGGCTGGGCAGCGGGAGGTGCCCGGGTTGGCCCACTCCCCTGTGGAACTGGCCCCTGGCCCAAGATGGTCACTGGCCCTGCTCTCCAGAGATGGAGAAGGCAAAGGAGAGGTCTTGCTTGCATGTGATAGGGAAAAGGTGTGCAGAATAGAATTTCAAGACCAAATGTTTctggaaacaggcccagagaggatcAGTCACTTCTTCAAAGATGTCCAGCAAGTCCAACGGTGATAAACCACACCCAGGACTCAAGTTTCCTGGTTCTCCATTTCCCATAAACACATGGGAAGATGTGGCAAAGGGAAGACCAACCTTTTCCCAACTTGTATAAGAACCTGAGCTCCTTAAGGAcaggatttctgtcttttttgttcactgtgcatagtaggtgttcagtaatatttAGTAAATGAAGGAAGGAGTGAATGACTGTCTTTCCACAGAGCTGTCCCAAGCCCACAACACCACAGTGTTCCAGGGCACCGCAGGCCAGTCCCTGCAGGTCTCCTGCCCCTACGACTCCTTGAAGCACTTGGGGAGACGCAAAGCCTGGTGCCGCCAGCTGGATGATGAGGAGGGCACATGTCAGCGAGTGGTCAGTACCCACCGCTCGTGGCTGCTGTCCTTTCTGAAGAGGCGGAATGGGAGCACAGCCATCACGGATGATGCCCTGGGTGGCATGCTCACCATTACACTGCGGAATCTTCAAGCCCACGATGCTGGCCTCTACCAGTGCCAGAGCCTCCGTGGTAGCGAGGCAGATACCCTCCAGAAGGTCCTGGTGGAGGTGCTCGCTGGTGAGTGGAAAGCAGACTGCATCCCTGGCCAGCCTCTGAACCGGGAGTTATGTCTTTGGTGTCTGTGCACAAGACCACCTTCTGGGCTTTCAGGGATCTTGAAAAAAAACCCAGTGTGGACCTTGTCCCCCTGCTCAGAGCCACTGTGGATGGTTGGGCAGGTTGCTCACTGCACAAGGGGGCTGCGCTCCAGCCCTGACATTTCTCACCAGGCTGTGCTCCCTGGTGCTTGACTGCATCACTTGCAGTAAGTGTTAACTAACTACCATTCCCCAATTTGCACAAGGCATCAAATGAGCTGGTTGTGGCCCAGACAGCTTTATCCATTTGGCATCCAGTTAGGACATGAATACTGTAGGTGGTCCTTAAGTTGTAGGAAGAGATTCATTTATTCCCTCACCCCACCACCCCCTGAACCTACCAAAAGAAATTAAGTACTAACCTGGTAAGGAAAGTCCTAGAAAAGACTGCTGCTTGTGAAGCTGGGCAATGTGCCTTCCATGTCCTACCTTTAAGTGGAGGTGGTGGTGTTTGTCCTGCTGACTCCGTGGGGCTCCCATGAAGCACAAATGAGATACAGAGTTAAAAGTGCTTGAGGGTAAGTGATAGTCCCCCTTCAGCCTCCTGCTGCTCATCTGACTTGGGATCCTTATTCCAGGCCTGACTGGGTGAGATGGGTGGTGGTAGTTGCCCCAGCCCCCAAGCTGTGCACAGAGAATGCCCTCCGGGAAAGCCACCTGCCTGTGCTCCAGGACGTGATGTGTCCCAAAGGAGAACAAATCTGGGGTTATGTACCCCTTTTCTCACTCTCCCCTATCCTAACTCCCCCAAACCTGGCTCTTACCATGCAGTGAGGGTGCAGAGTAGCCTTTGTCTAAGGTAGGTAGGGGAGACTCCCTATCTTAGACCCCAAATCCACATCCACCACTTTTCTAACTGGGAAGGGTGAGTAGGGGATGAAAGACATGAATTTCCAGGCCTATCACGGCCTAATCCTAGCTGACTCCCAAGAGTGTGGCaggaaaataataacagtaatctGTAGTAGGTGCAGTTTGACGGTTTACACAGGACTTAAAAAAAGTATCAAACACAACCATTATTCCATTTGATCTTCCCAGTTCATCTTGTGATGGGAAGGGGGGCATGGCACTTACTGAGCTCCAGTGAGGTGCTAGGCACTCTGTGGGATGCTCCCTGAATACTGAAACACTGTTGCTACAGAGGGGGTCCCTAATCGCCCCACttgacagctgaggaaactggggcacagagaggttaatggATAGATCCACACGGGACCAGAGCCCCGGGGGCCTCCCTCTACCCAGAGGGATTCTCCCCATGGAGGGTGCCTCAAGGAGTAGGGGACTAGAAGCTCAATGGCTCTGCCTCCCACAGACCCCCTTGATCATCACGATCCGGGAGATCTCTGGATCTCCAAGGAGTTCGAGAGCTTCCGGGATGCTCAGGTGGAGCACAGCATCTCCAGGTACAGTGACAGGTCTTCCCTAAGACCCCGGCAGACTTCCACCCTGCAGAACCCGGGCATGGGGTGGAGGCTGGGGTCCTAGAACTACAAATCCCAAGGCAGCTGGGGCTTAAAAGAGTCTGGATATGATTTTGTCTAAATACCCTGCCAACCAGCCAGTGTACATTGGTGTGACTGCCAGttgttaaaattttgaaatttcttccATTACAGTTTGGAAATAGCTGTTGCCCAAGACTCCTGGGTAGTCAGTGTCCCACCCTCCCCTGAAAGCCCTTGGACATCCCCACGATTCAGCAACAGTGGGAGTTTGTTCCAGTACTTTAGTATAAAACAGGGACCACAGGGTTCCTGACCTTTGGGAGGTCCAGAATCAGTTCTATTGGCTTCATGCCTGCGTATGGGTGTTTAAACATTGTTAACATAACCATggggcacacacatgcacacacacacacacgcacacacacgctcTCCATATGATTCCATCAAGTATAGCAGAAAACTGCTTATCCAGGGAGGAGATGTGTTTAAATGTATTCAGCAGGTAGACTTATGCCCAGAACACAGGTCTTCTGATTGTAGTTCCTCGAAGCCCCACAAAGCCCCAtcccaggcattgtgctgagtgAGGAGGTGTCCTGAGTCCATGGAAGCTCCAGGTGTCTCCATTCCTTCTCTGAGGGCAGATTCCAGGCTGTAGGCCACCTCGAGGCCTCCCACATGCTGTCCTTGTATCTCCAAGGAGCCTGTCAGAAGAGGAgagccccttcccacccacttccATCCTTCTCCTTCTGGCCTGCATCTTTCTCAGCAAGTTACTAGTAGCCAGTGCCCTCTGGGCTGCAGCCTGGTGTGGGCAGCCACTGAGGACACCCCCAGGCATTGGTCTGGACTGTGGCCATGACCCAGGCTACCAGCTCCAGACCCTAACAGGTGAGCTTGCAGAGCACAGTGGTGGCTGGGAGCAGGGGGGCAGCAATGGCAAGGTGAGGCTGAGAGGGCCGTGTGAGAATGTGGTCTATTGCAGGGCGGAGAGAAACATGAGAGCAG from the Manis javanica isolate MJ-LG chromosome 16, MJ_LKY, whole genome shotgun sequence genome contains:
- the TREM2 gene encoding triggering receptor expressed on myeloid cells 2 isoform X3; the encoded protein is MTHPVLCHRIVRSSSLRENKILHKVPGGCPPQGEGDMERVWLLILFSVTELSQAHNTTVFQGTAGQSLQVSCPYDSLKHLGRRKAWCRQLDDEEGTCQRVVSTHRSWLLSFLKRRNGSTAITDDALGGMLTITLRNLQAHDAGLYQCQSLRGSEADTLQKVLVEVLAVEVVVFVLLTPWGSHEAQMRYRVKSA
- the TREM2 gene encoding triggering receptor expressed on myeloid cells 2 isoform X1: MTHPVLCHRIVRSSSLRENKILHKVPGGCPPQGEGDMERVWLLILFSVTELSQAHNTTVFQGTAGQSLQVSCPYDSLKHLGRRKAWCRQLDDEEGTCQRVVSTHRSWLLSFLKRRNGSTAITDDALGGMLTITLRNLQAHDAGLYQCQSLRGSEADTLQKVLVEVLADPLDHHDPGDLWISKEFESFRDAQVEHSISRSLSEEESPFPPTSILLLLACIFLSKLLVASALWAAAWCGQPLRTPPGIGLDCGHDPGYQLQTLTGRRET
- the TREM2 gene encoding triggering receptor expressed on myeloid cells 2 isoform X2; translated protein: MERVWLLILFSVTELSQAHNTTVFQGTAGQSLQVSCPYDSLKHLGRRKAWCRQLDDEEGTCQRVVSTHRSWLLSFLKRRNGSTAITDDALGGMLTITLRNLQAHDAGLYQCQSLRGSEADTLQKVLVEVLADPLDHHDPGDLWISKEFESFRDAQVEHSISRSLSEEESPFPPTSILLLLACIFLSKLLVASALWAAAWCGQPLRTPPGIGLDCGHDPGYQLQTLTGRRET